One stretch of Eretmochelys imbricata isolate rEreImb1 chromosome 1, rEreImb1.hap1, whole genome shotgun sequence DNA includes these proteins:
- the TRIOBP gene encoding TRIO and F-actin-binding protein, producing the protein MTPDLLNFKKGWMSILDELGEWKKHWFVLTDSSLRYYRDSNAEEADELDGEIDLRSCTEVTEYAVQRNYGFQIHTKDATFTLSAMTSGIRRNWIEALRKNVRPASAPDVTKLSDCNKENSFRSCVPQKGSLRSEEQWPGLGSEVISKGSNRKVDGPHHTFDYVELSPLQQGPLNQGSLQRTRGSLRGISERVTKHEDLERDLALRSAERRKWFEAPDTGVLQGDGPAGALCWKACEQELLGPSLSEDQRSRLSEEIEKKWLELERLPLKESKRLPLTALLNQSKGGHGDTREALEKEVQSLRAQLESWRARGESLRDTGKSHGDRHMPQGFISQEACERSLAEMESLHQQVMTELQRHHQRELERLRLEKERLLAEEAAATAAAIEALKKVHKEELGRTRSFQQSGSGSEALRRQHQSDVDSLKRELQVLSEQYSQKCLEIGNLTEKAEEREQMLQRCQQEGKELLRQNQELQTCLSEEIQRLRTFITAQGAGDGALHNGERSSCELEVLLRVKENELQYLKKEIQCLKDELQMMQKDRRFASGKYQDVYAELNHVKLRSEREMEQLKEHLRLAMAALQEKETLRNSISE; encoded by the exons ATGACG cCGGATCTCCTCAATTTCAAGAAGGGATGGATGTCCATACTGGATGAGCTGGGAGAG TGGAAGAAACACTGGTTTGTGCTGACAGACTCGAGCCTGAGATATTACAGGGACTCCAATGCTGAGGAG GCCGATGAGCTGGATGGTGAGATCGACCTGCGCTCTTGCACAGAAGTGACGGAATATGCCGTGCAACGCAACTATGGCTTCCAGATACAC ACAAAGGATGCCACCTTCACCCTGTCAGCAATGACCTCGGGGATCCGGCGGAACTGGATCGAGGCACTAAGGAAGAATGTGCGCCCAGCCAGTGCACCGGATGTCACAAA GCTATCTGACTGCAATAAGGAAAACTCCTTCCGCAGCTGCGTCCCCCAGAAAGGCTCCCTCAGGTCAGAGGAGCAGTGGCCAGGCTTGGGGTCGGAGGTTATCTCCAAGGGCAGTAACCGGAAGGTGGATGGGCCTCACCACACCTTTGACTATGTGGAGCTGTCCCCCTTGCAGCAGGGCCCCTTGAATCAGGGGTCCCTGCAGCGGACGAGAGGCAGTTTGAGGGGGATCTCTGAGCGAGTCACCAAGCACGAGGACCTGGAACGGGACCTGGCCCTCCGCTCTGCGGAGAGGCGGAAGTGGTTTGAGGCTCCTGACACCGGTGTCCTGCAGGGTGACGGCCCAGCAGGGGCCCTCTGCTGGAAGGCATGTGAGCAGGAGCTTCTGGGGCCCTCCCTGTCCGAGGACCAGCGTAGTCGGCTGAGTGAAGAGATTGAGAAGAAATGGCTGGAGCTGGAACGGCTTCCCCTGAAGGAGTCTAAGCGCCTTCCCCTGACGGCACTGCTGAACCAGAGCAAGGGGGGCCATGGAGACACGAGGGAGGCGCTGGAGAAAGAG GTCCAGTCCCTGAGGGCACAGCTGGAGTCCTGGCGTGCCCGTGGTGAGAGCCTTCGTGACACAGGAAAATCCCATGGAGATCGCCACATGCCCCAGGGCTTCATCTCCCAG GAGGCATGTGAGCGCAGCTTGGCAGAGATGGAATCTCTTCACCAGCAGGTCATGACTGAGCTCCAGCGGCACCATCAGCGGGAGCTGGAGCGgctgcggctggagaaggagcgGCTCCTGGCTGAGGAGGCTGCGGCCACAGCTGCAG CAATTGAAGCTCTGAAGAAGGTGCACAaggaggagctgggcaggacACGCAGTTTCCAGCAGAGCGGGTCAGGCTCGGAGGCCCTCCGGAGACAGCACCA GTCGGATGTGGACTCTCTGAAGCGGGAGCTGCAGGTTCTCTCCGAGCAATACTCCCAGAAGTGCCTGGAAATCGGCAACCTCACAGAGAAAGCAGAAGAGcgggagcagatgctgcagcgctgccagcaggaggggaaggagctgctcCGGCAGAACCAG GAGCTGCAGACGTGCCTGTCGGAGGAGATCCAGAGGTTACGGACCTTCATCACCGCGCAGGGCGCAGGGGACGGGGCCTTGCACAACGGCGAGAGGAGCTCCTGTGAGCTCGAG GTGCTACTTCGAGTGAAGGAGAATGAACTCCAGTACCTGAAGAAAGAGATTCAGTGCCTTAAGGATGAGCTCCAGATGATGCAAAAG GATAGGAGATTTGCTTCAGGGAAGTACCAGGACGTCTATGCAGAGCTGAACCACGTCAAGCTGCGCTCGGAACGGGAAATGGAGCAGCTGAAGGAACACCTGCGCCTGGCCATGGCAGCGCTGCAGGAGAAGGAGACGCTGCGCAATAGCATCAGCGAGTAG